In one Sander lucioperca isolate FBNREF2018 chromosome 7, SLUC_FBN_1.2, whole genome shotgun sequence genomic region, the following are encoded:
- the accs gene encoding 1-aminocyclopropane-1-carboxylate synthase-like protein 1, translating to MDFRGRRHERGSNWTDPEIVELLQLWSDESVQIELESSLRNQRVFDRIAHILREKGIYRTGDQCREKIKKMKLEYRRIKDNHKMRSWKFYDVMDRVLANRPAITYSSLGGAVIAQQVFQCPGGPEAYLQGVPAGTFGPASSGGFLFGQPPKPGDSLDIKCEDVEESLLNSGVAPPEMYYGSEDDQETDGQSLPGPDDSLGHGQSSTNARISPSGFSDLNIAGSATAVSQAFGGPGPQDTSEGPSKKGSRPPSSVRQRKRRLGGKTSWSYGGARCVGQRSLDKALASFLKWQQSAEERLLSLEEARLERELQAEERWEQREERRAEQERQHELRLFSMLTGVLVAVRQGTPTAATTPTDPSVSPLAHLSASLMTTAAPSVSSSLSQPPSEAPTTQGVSTQETIESTPPASVKACKMSQSVLAALRGAETLGPSVYLSNRGNSIRQTQGILQEGYAQYLMDKHHDAKNPYGIINMGTSENKLCYDVLGKRLTKPDMPHFDPSLLQYSDWKGHTFLREEVAKFLTHYCCSPNPLKANNVVVMNGCGSLFSCIAAVICDPKDAILIPTPFYGVITEDLQLYSDVKLFHVPLDCEADGKDSRPFHLTEGKLEEGLKRAKQEGLIIRAVILMNPHNPLAEIYTADEMIAFLEFAKRNELHCIVDEVYMLTVFDESVSFNSVLGIDSLPDPQRTHVMWGMSKDFAMAGIRIGTLYTENRDLVEALAQLGAFHGVSGNSQHQVAQLLQDREWISKEFLPENRRRLKAAHSYLTGELQSMGIPYLDRHAALYVWADLRKFLREPSFEEELSLWKGFLRHKVVVSCGQAFCCSTPGWFRIVFADQQHHLQLGLKRIREALKEIEGSPDSHAIREASDESEKSEKEDSDDSDNAVVVNSTSSPESKSSDQLMEKDCPVPDTGPLDTGDLVLLDCQASKPDSLGSLIGTLRHQIHSSDWLEKNTPELSAGEDPQILDVFKALLQRARK from the exons ATGGACTTTCGCGGCAGGAGGCATGAGCGAGGCAGCAACTGGACTGACCCGGAGATAGTGGAGCTGCTCCAGTTGTGGTCCGATGAATCGGTCCAGATTGAATTGGAGAGCTCATTGCGCAACCAGCGTGTATTTGACCGCATAGCCCACATCTTGCGCGAAAAGGGCATTTATCGTACCGGTGACCAGTGCAGGGAGAAGATCAAAAAGATGAAGCTGGAGTACCGCCGCATTAAGGACAATCACAAAATGAGGTCTTGGAAGTTCTATGATGTGATGGACAGGGTGCTCGCGAACCGGCCGGCTATTACCTACTCCTCCTTGGGCGGGGCTGTCATAGCCCAACAGGTGTTTCAGTGCCCAGGTGGGCCTGAGGCATACCTGCAAGGAGTTCCAGCCGGCACCTTTGGTCCTGCCTCCTCAGGTGGGTTTCTGTTTGGTCAGCCTCCAAAACCTGGAGATTCACTGGATATTAAATGTGAAGATGTTGAGGAGAGCCTGCTGAATTCAGGTGTCGCTCCCCCCGAGATGTACTATGGATCTGAAGATGACCAGGAAACTGATGGCCAGTCTCTACCGGGGCCAGACGACTCTCTGGGTCATGGACAGAGCTCAACAAATGCGAGAATCTCACCTTCAG GCTTTAGTGACCTGAACATTGCCGGTTCCGCCACAGCTGTCAGCCAGGCTTTTGGTGGTCCTGGGCCACAGGACACATCAGAGGGGCCCAGTAAGAAGGGTTCGCGTCCCCCAAGCTCTGTGAGACAGAGGAAGCGTCGCCTGGGTGGCAAGACATCATGGAGCTATGGGGGCGCTAGATGCGTTGGCCAAAGAAGCCTGGATAAAGCCTTGGCCAGCTTCCTGAAATGGCAGCAGTCAGCAGAGGAGCGCCTTCTCTCCCTGGAGGAGGCGCGGCTGGAGAGAGAGCTGCAGGCTGAGGAGCGCTGGGAACAgcgggaggagaggagggcgGAACAGGAGCGCCAGCATGAGCTCCGCCTGTTCAGCATGCTCACAGGGGTATTGGTTGCTGTCAGACAGGGCACTCCGACCGCCGCGACAACACCGACCGACCCCTCCGTCTCACCCCTAGCTCATCTGTCAGCATCCCTGATGACCACGGCCGCCCCCTCTGTCTCGTCATCTTTATCTCAGCCACCTTCAGAGGCTCCCACTACACAGGGTGTTTCCACTCAGGAGACAATAGAGTCAACACCGCCTGCATCTGTCAAGGCCTGCAAAATGTCTCAGAGTGTTTTGGCAGCACTGAGAGGTGCAGAAACTCTTGGCCCTAGCGTGTACCTGTCCAACCGTGGTAACAGCATCCGACAAACTCAAGGCATTCTCCAGGAGGGCTATGCCCAATATTTAATGGACAAACACCATGACGCAAAGAACCCTTAT GGCATAATCAACATGGGTACCAGTGAAAACAAACTATGCTATGATGTTCTTGGTAAACGG CTGACCAAGCCTGACATGCCACATTTTGACCCGTCCTTGTTGCAGTATTCAGACTGGAAGGGACACACATT CCTGAGAGAGGAGGTTGCAAAGTTCCTGACTCACTACTGCTGTTCTCCAAACCCATTGAAAGCTAACAAT GTTGTGGTGATGAATGGCTGTGGTTCCCTCTTCTCGTGTATTGCAGCAGTAATTTGTGACCCTAAAG ATGCCATTCTCATTCCGACTCCTTTCTACGGCGTTATCACTGAGGATCTACAATTGTATAGTGATGTCAAACTCTTTCATGTTCCTCTTGACTGTGAG gcTGATGGCAAAGACAGTCGACCCTTCCACCTTACTGAAGGCAAACTAGAAGAAGGTCTGAAAAGGGCTAAGCAAGAG GGTTTGATCATCCGAGCTGTTATACTGATGAACCCCCACAACCCTCTGGCTGAGATCTACACCGCGGATGAGATGATTGCCTTCTTGGAGTTTGCCAAAAG AAATGAGCTCCACTGTATCGTTGATGAAGTGTACATGCTGACGGTCTTTGATGAATCTGTCTCCTTTAACAGTGTCCTCGGTATAGACAG TTTGCCTGACCCACAGAGGACACATGTAATGTGGGGGATGAGCaag GACTTTGCAATGGCAGGAATCAGAATAGGCACTCTGTATACCGAGAACAGAGACCTTGTGGAGGCATTGGCCCAGCTCGGCGCATTCCACGGTGTTTCGGGAAACAGCCAGCACCAGGTAGCACAACTGCTTCAGGACAGAG AGTGGATCAGCAAGGAATTTTTGCCTGAGAACAGGCGCAGACTGAAAGCTGCTCACAGTTACCTGACCGGAGAGCTGCAGAGTATGGGCATCCCCTACCTGGACAGACATGCTGCACTGTATGTCTGGGCGGACCTCAGAAAG TTTCTCCGAGAGCCGTCGTTTGAGGAGGAGTTGTCTCTGTGGAAGGGGTTCCTCAGACACAAGGTGGTGGTGAGCTGCGGTCAGGCCTTCTGCTGCTCCACGCCCGGCTGGTTCCGCATTGTCTTCGCAGACCAACAGCACCACCTTCAGCTCG GCCTGAAGCGGATTAGGGAGGCCTTGAAAGAAATTGAAGGAAGCCCCGATTCGCACGCCATCAGAGAAGCCAGTGATGAGAGCGAAAAATCTGAGAAAGAGGACAGTGACGATTCAGACAATGCTGTGGTTGTCAATTCAACATCATCACCCGAGAGTAAGTCATCCGACCAGCTGATGGAGAAGGATTGCCCTGTTCCTGACACTGGCCCGCTGGACACTGGAGACTTAGTGTTGCTGGACTGCCAAGCATCGAAGCCTGACAGTCTGGGTTCTCTGATTGGCACGCTCAGGCACCAGATCCACTCCTCCGATTGGCTGGAGAAAAACACTCCAGAGCTGTCTGCTGGGGAGGACCCACAGATTCTTGATGTATTCAAGGCCCTGCTGCAAAGAGCCAGAAAGTAA